GTTTATACCTAAATTGTGAGAGATTGAACGGGATAGCTCTGGGGTTCTTAGTTTTCCCTTTTGCTAAAAGAATAGTAACAGAAGGATTAGGGATATTCGAGTGTCTGAAGGGCCTAAAAAGGCATATATTTGGCAAAAAACATGAATAATTTCAATGATACCGGTGTCATAAAATGGCGCTTTTTCATGACACCGGTATCATTATTTTTGATAATTTTTTTTAATAAAAAAGCCGCATCGAATGCGGCTTTAATACAATAATATTTTAAATTGGGTGTATCAGTTAAAAATAGCTTTAATATCCTGTTCGTTAAAAATGTAATCTTTTAAGCAGTAATGGCAGCTAATTTTTACTTCGCCGTTTGCTTTTACATCAGCAAGTAACTCTTCTTGACCTACATTCACTAACGCAGCAATTGTTTTATCTCTGCTACAACCACAACGGAAACTAATAGATTGTGGCTCGAATAATTGAGGGTTATCTTCGTGGTAAAGTCTGGTTAAAACTGTATTTGCATCTAAACCTAGTAACTCTTCATCTTTAATAGTGTTGCTGATAGCTTCAAGATGAGTGAAGTCTTCAACAGATTTTTCCTTATTCACAGGTAATACTTGTAAGAATAAGCCAGCTGCTTTTGCTGTGTCTGCTGTTACTTCAGTTGCAAACCAAAGACGTGTTTTTAACTGTTCTGATTGCTCAAAATAGTTCTCTAGGCATTTATCTAAGCTATCGTGCTCTAAAGGTACAATACCTTGGTATCGCTCACCTTTAGTAGGCGTAATTGTAATAACCATATAGCCATTACCAATTAAGTCTTTTATTGTGCTTCCTGTCACTTCACCTTGTAGACGTGCTATGCCTCGCATGTTTTGTTTATCGTCACCATTAATTACCGCATATTTAACAGGGCCATCGCCTTGTAGTTGAACGGCAATTTCACCTTCAAACTTTAAAGTAGCTGTTAATAAGCAGGTAGCAACAAGTAATTCACCTAATAAGGTTTGCACAGGTGCTGGGTAATTATGGTTTGCGATCATCTCTTGATAAGTGTTTTCAATTTGTACGAGTTTCGCCACGTACATCGAGCTGATCAAATATATAACGATGAAGTAAATCTTGTTGCATGAGTTGCATTACCTAACTTGATTTCATTTTTAACAGTTCACGTCTTTGCTTTTTATCTGGTTTACGATCAGGATGTGGAGCAAAGAAGCTGTTGTTCTTACGGGCGATAGCATTTGCTTCGCGTTTCTCAATACTAGCTTGAGTTTCTTGATATAAGGTTTGTGCAATGGGGGCACCTTGACGTTTTTCAAGGATCTTTTCAATTGTCACGACCTTTTCGTCTACCCCTTGTAGCAGTTTAACTACAGCACCGACTTCAACAATTTTGCTGGGCTTGGTACGTTGTCCATTATAATGTACTTTGCCACCTTGCACCATGTCTCGTGCGATTGAGCGGGTTTTATAAAAACGTGCAGCCCATAACCACTTATCAAGGCGTACGTTTAATTCATCTTGCTTGTCTTGCGACTTATGAGTGTTACCTTTTGACACAATTGTGCTCTTTGAAAGCTGCTTATATATAGGCAAAATTTACCATGAAACTTAATCACAAATAAACAGTCGTAGTAATTCCTTGCAGCCCACTGTTCGTCGAATTTACCTTGTTTACAAAGTTTAATATAAGCGCGCTTGTTGAATGAAAAATGAAAAGGTACTATAGGCCAGCTATCAAGCAGTAAATTAAAATAAGAAATAGAGTTTATGGATCAACACTTACAACAAGTTAAACAGTTTTTGAACGGCTTACCTCATGCCAAGCTAAGTGCATTTGTAGTGCTGTTAGTTGTTGTTTATATTGCTTTTTTATCATCCAAGCTATTTTGGCTTGTATGGCCGGAGCCCGATACAAGAGCACTGCCTGTAACAGGTGTTAACACCATGGCAAAGCGAGCAGAGACTGTAAGCTCACGTCAAATTATCGAACAGAATTTATTCGGCAAAGTTGTTGTCGAAGCTAAAAAACCTACCTCAAAACAAAATCAAGTTATTAACAACGCCCCTGAAACTCGCCTAAGTATTAACCTAACCGGTATTGTTGCGGTAAGCCAAAATGACCAAGCTGGCCTTGCAATAATCGAATCTCAAGGCAAGCAAGAAACATATGTTGTTGATGATGCAATTAAAGGAACTCGCGCAAAGCTAGCTCAAGTATTACCCGATCGAGTGATTTTAGATGTTAGCGGTCGTTTTGAAACTTTGATGCTGGATGGACTCGACTTTACGAAAACAGTTTCTATGCCCGTATTGGCAGAGCGTAAAGAGTCAGAATTAACCGCAGGTCCGCAGCTTGTCGAAAATAGTGAAATAAATGCGACTGAAGATGAAGAAATAAAAGAAGCGCTTATCGAAACGCGTGAAGAAGTATTAGACGATCCCGGTAAATTATTTGACTATATTCGCGTCTCTCAAGCGATGGTTGATGGTGAGTTAGTGGGTTATCGTTTAAGCCCAGGTAAAGATCCTGCTTTATTCAAGCAGATGGGATTAATGAATAATGATTTAGCTATTGCGATTAATGGCTATCAATTAAATGATTTGAA
The nucleotide sequence above comes from Pseudoalteromonas shioyasakiensis. Encoded proteins:
- the hslR gene encoding ribosome-associated heat shock protein Hsp15; its protein translation is MVSKGNTHKSQDKQDELNVRLDKWLWAARFYKTRSIARDMVQGGKVHYNGQRTKPSKIVEVGAVVKLLQGVDEKVVTIEKILEKRQGAPIAQTLYQETQASIEKREANAIARKNNSFFAPHPDRKPDKKQRRELLKMKSS
- the gspC gene encoding type II secretion system protein GspC, translated to MDQHLQQVKQFLNGLPHAKLSAFVVLLVVVYIAFLSSKLFWLVWPEPDTRALPVTGVNTMAKRAETVSSRQIIEQNLFGKVVVEAKKPTSKQNQVINNAPETRLSINLTGIVAVSQNDQAGLAIIESQGKQETYVVDDAIKGTRAKLAQVLPDRVILDVSGRFETLMLDGLDFTKTVSMPVLAERKESELTAGPQLVENSEINATEDEEIKEALIETREEVLDDPGKLFDYIRVSQAMVDGELVGYRLSPGKDPALFKQMGLMNNDLAIAINGYQLNDLKQAMSAINELRNSTDASITIERDGEQIDVQFSLQ